Proteins encoded by one window of Salvia splendens isolate huo1 chromosome 5, SspV2, whole genome shotgun sequence:
- the LOC121805961 gene encoding protein RER1A-like translates to MNTGGGAGVADDNTSSSSFLQLSHEVWRRYQHLLDKSTPLVLYRWIFLAAIAAVFALRIYFVQGFYIITYGLGIYILQLLIAFLSPQVDPEIQRLTDGPALPTRASEEFRPFVRRLPEFKFWHSLIKAFGVALLLTFFSAFDVPVFWPILMFYWSVLFFLTMRRQIMHMIKYKYVPFTFGKQRYGKKAAPTDEANTRRS, encoded by the exons ATGAATACCGGCGGTGGAGCAGGCGTTGCCGACGACAACACGAGCAGCTCCTCTTTCTTGCAACTGAGCCACGAGGTGTGGCGGCGATACCAGCATCTCCTCGACAAATCGACGCCGCTGGTGCTGTACCGATGGATCTTCCTGGCGGCGATCGCGGCGGTATTCGCGCTGCGCATCTACTTCGTCCAGGGTTTCTACATCATCACCTACGGCCTTGGAATCTACATCCTGCAGCTTCTGATCGCATTCCTCTCGCCGCAGGTGGACCCCGAGATCCAGCGGCTCACCGACGGCCCCGCCCTCCCCACGCGCGCCTCCGAGGAGTTCCGCCCCTTTGTCCGCCGCCTACCTGAGTTTAAGTTCTG GCATTCGCTTATAAAGGCTTTTGGTGTTGCTCTATTGTTGACATTCTTCAGTGCCTTTGATGTGCCCGTATTTTGGCCAATTCTTATGTTTTACTGGTCAGTTCTGTTCTTTTTAACTATGAGGAGGCAAATCATGCATATGATCAAGTATAAATATGTCCCTTTCACATTTGGGAAGCAG CGTTATGGGAAGAAGGCAGCTCCTACTGACGAGGCAAACACCAGAAGATCATAG
- the LOC121805281 gene encoding putative F-box/LRR-repeat protein 8 → MGQSASKPRPQISPVLEGNACRLTSDADDDVSGYDYTLDLPDECLALIFHSLAAGDRKRSSLVCRRWLTIEGQSRQRLALDAQSQLADVVPRLFSRFDAVTKLTLKCDRQSVSIGDDALISISLNCPNLTRVKLRTCRELTDDGVAALAENCRNLRKFSCGSCSFGVKGVNALLENCELLEELSVKRLRGITNGAAAESIRPGKAAATLKMICLKDLYNAQCFGKLIAAAKNLKILKLFRCSGDWDELLGVIADGILGLVEVHFERIQVGDLGLSAISNSANLEILHLVKTTECTNIGLMAVAEKCKLLRKLRIDGYRTNRISDYGLIAIAINCPNLQELVLIGVNPTHLSLNKLAANCLNLERLALCGSETIGDAEISCIAAKCIALKKLCIKSCPVSNHGMEALAGGCPNLVKVKVRKCRGVTSEGADWLRASRGSLAVNLDATEPELVDAVVHGDNNNQAVVDVDSGIIGRSGSFKVRLGSLTDSIRRWRSFVRRFRSNLGKNYAD, encoded by the coding sequence ATGGGTCAATCAGCATCCAAGCCCAGGCCTCAAATCTCGCCGGTATTGGAAGGGAACGCTTGTCGCCTCACCTCCGACGCTGACGACGACGTTTCTGGATATGATTACACATTGGATCTACCAGATGAGTGCTTGGCCCTAATTTTCCACTCACTCGCCGCCGGTGATCGGAAGCGCTCCTCCTTGGTCTGCCGCCGCTGGCTAACCATCGAAGGACAGAGCCGCCAGCGCCTCGCTCTCGACGCGCAATCGCAGCTGGCCGACGTCGTTCCGAGGCTGTTTTCTCGATTCGACGCCGTCACTAAGTTGACTTTGAAATGCGACCGTCAATCCGTCAGCATCGGCGACGACGCCTTGATTTCGATCTCGCTCAACTGCCCGAATCTCACCAGAGTGAAGCTCCGGACCTGCCGCGAGCTCACCGACGACGGGGTGGCCGCTTTGGCGGAGAATTGCAGGAATTTGCGGAAGTTTTCGTGCGGATCCTGCAGCTTTGGGGTTAAAGGCGTGAACGCTTTGCTCGAGAATTGTGAATTACTCGAGGAGTTGTCGGTGAAGCGTCTGCGCGGAATTACAAATGGAGCCGCAGCCGAGTCAATTCGGCCGGGGAAAGCAGCGGCGACGCTGAAGATGATCTGTCTGAAGGATCTCTACAACGCGCAGTGCTTCGGAAAGCTGATTGCCGCAGCAAAGAATTTGAAGATTTTGAAGCTGTTTAGGTGTTCCGGTGATTGGGATGAATTGCTTGGAGTGATTGCCGATGGTATCTTGGGGCTGGTGGAAGTTCATTTCGAGAGGATTCAGGTCGGTGATTTAGGGCTTTCCGCTATTTCAAACTCTGCAAATCTCGAAATTCTGCATTTGGTGAAAACTACTGAGTGCACCAACATAGGGCTTATGGCTGTGGCCGAAAAATGTAAGTTGCTGAGGAAGCTTCGCATTGATGGATATCGAACGAATAGGATAAGCGACTACGGTTTAATTGCCATTGCTATAAATTGCCCTAATCTGCAAGAGTTGGTCTTAATTGGTGTGAATCCTACGCATCTGAGTTTGAATAAGTTGGCTGCTAACTGTTTGAATTTGGAAAGATTGGCCTTGTGTGGCAGCGAAACCATTGGCGATGCTGAGATCTCGTGCATTGCTGCGAAATGCATTGCCTTGAAGAAGTTATGCATCAAGAGCTGCCCTGTTTCGAATCATGGCATGGAGGCATTGGCTGGAGGGTGTCCCAATTTGGTGAAGGTGAAGGTGAGAAAGTGTCGGGGTGTGACCTCTGAGGGAGCGGATTGGTTGAGGGCGAGCAGAGGCTCGCTTGCAGTGAATTTGGATGCTACTGAGCCCGAGTTGGTGGATGCAGTTGTGCACGGGGATAACAACAATCAAGCTGTGGTTGATGTGGATTCGGGCATCATTGGGAGGTCAGGGTCGTTCAAGGTGAGGCTTGGCTCCCTCACCGACTCGATCAGGAGGTGGCGGAGCTTTGTTAGGAGATTCCGGAGTAATTTGGGGAAAAACTATGCTGATTAG